Genomic segment of Tomitella fengzijianii:
ACTCGCGTGGGCGGACGACATGCTGCGCGAAAGCGGCCTGCCGTCCGACGCCCACGCGCGGATCTCACCGATGTGGTCCGCAATGCGCACCGAGGTGCTGGGCGGCCAGCTGCTCGATGTCATCACCGAGTCGCGCGGTGACGAGTCCTTCGACGCGGCGATGCGCGTGAACCGGTTCAAGACCGCCGCCTACACGGTGGAGCGCCCGCTGCAGTTGGGCGCGAGCGCCGCCGACGCCGACGCGGAGATGCTCGACGTCTTCGGCGGCCTCGGCATCGACCTCGGGATCGCCTTCCAGTTGCGCGACGACCTGCTCGGAGTCTTCGGAGACCCCGCCGTCACCGGAAAACCGTCCGGCGACGATCTGCGCGAGGGCAAGCGCACGGTGCTGCTCGCGCTCGCGCTCGCCGAGGCGGACTCCGCCGATCCGGACTCCGCAGCGCTGCTGCGCAGCAGCATCGGCACCGATCTGACCCATGCGCAGGTGGCGGGACTGCGTGAGATGATCTCGGGGCTCGGGGCTGTCGACGAGGTGGAGCGCATGATCGCCGAGCTGACCGACCGCGCGCACGCCGCGCTGGACGGCAGCGGCGCCACCGGGGACGGTGCGCTCCTCCTCCGGTCGATGATCACCGCCGCCGCGCACCGGCGCCTGTGATGCGCACCGTCGTCGGCCCGTCCACCCGGATCGTGGTGGTCGGAGCCGGGCTGTCCGGGTTGTGCGCGGCGCTGCACCTGCTCGGCGCGGGACGGCAGGTCACCGTCCTCGAGCGCGACGCCGCGCCCGGCGGCCGGATGGGGGTCCTCGACGGCCCCGGCTACCGCGCCGATTCCGGCGCCACCGTGCTCACGATGCCCGAGCTGATCGACGACGCGCTCGCCGCCGTCGGAATGACACGCGCCGACGCCTCACCACCACTGCGCCTGACCCGCCTCACCCCCGCCTACCGCGCCCGTTTCACCGACGGGACGGTCTTCGACGTGCACAGCGACCCCGAGGCGATGACGGAGGAGGTCGCCCGCGTGTTCGGCGCCGCCGAGGCCGAGGGCTACCTCCGGCTGCGCGCGTGGCTCGAGCGCATGTTCACCGCGGAGTTCGACCGCTTCCTCGACTCCTCCTTCGACTCCCCCCTGGACCTCGTCGGCTCGCCCGGTGCGCTCGCGGACCTGGCCCGGGTGACGGCGCTCGGCGGGTTCGGCCGGCTGGGCCCACGCGTCGCCCGCCACATCCGCGACCCGCGCCTGCGGAGGGTGTTCACCTTCCAGTCGCTGTACGCCGGTCTCGCCCCCCGCCAGGCGTTGGCGGTGTACGGCGCGATCCCGCACATGGACACCTCGCTGGGCGTGTACTTCCCCCAGGGCGGCATGCACGCGGTGTCACGGACGCTCGCCGACGCCGTCATCCGAGCGGGCGGGGCCATCGAGTACTGCGCACAGGCACGCTCGGTGGACATCGCGGACGGCCGCGCCCACGCGGTGCTCACCTCCGACGGCCGCATCCATGACTGCGACGCACTGGTGATGACACCGGACCTGCCGGTGACCGACGCGCTGCTCGCCTCCGCGGGGGCGCCGCGCCACCACGCGCTCGCCGGCGGGCGGTTCCGCCGGACGCGCTGGTCGCCGTCGGCCGTGGTGCTGCACGGCACGATCCCCCGCGGCACCGCCGGTCCGGTCGCCGACGCCTGGGACCGCCCGCACCATCACACGATCGACTTCGGCGGCGCGTGGGAGGAGACGTTCGCGCAGATTTGCGCGCGCCCCGGACGCGGTTCGCTGATGGCCGACCCGTCCTTCCTGCTGACCAGGCCGGGGCTGACCGACCCCGGCCTGGACGCGGAAACCGCCGCCGGCCCCCGGGAGCTGATGTCGGTCCTGGCGCCGTGCCCCAACCTGCACAGCGCACCTCTGCCGTGGGACGAGCTGGGACCGTCGTACGCCGGCGACATCCTCGCCGTCCTCGAGCGGCGCGGGTACACCGGCATCTCCGATCCGGCCCGCGGGCTGCGCGTGGACCATGTGTTCACCCCTGCCACCTGGGCGGCACAGGGAATGGGCGCGGGCAGCCCGTTCTCCGCGGCGCACACCTTCCGGCAGACCGGACCGTTCCGGCGCCCCAACCTGGTGCGCGGGCTCGAGAACACCGTGCTCGCCGGATGCGGCACCAACCCCGGGGTGGGCGTGCCCACGGCGCTCATCTCCGGGCGCCTGGCGGCCGAGAGGATCATCGGCGGCTCGTCGCGCCGCCGGATGCACCCGGAAGGCGCCGAAGACCGCTCCGGTAATGTGAGCCGCTCACGTCCATCCGCCCCGGACCCCGCACCGGGGGGCACACAGGGGGCTGATCAGCGCTGATGAACCCGCGCCCCCTGACATCGCACCCTTCGGCCCGGGCGCCGGAGACCGCCGCGCCCGGCCAGGCCCCGGCGGCCGGCGCCGCACCCACCGTCGCGGAGCGTGTGCGGCAGGCCGCGGCATTCGTCGTCCACGGCCCCGGACGCATGGCTTGGCCGGGTTTCCTCGGCGTCGTCCTGATGGTGTTCGGCGGATTCGGATCGGGTGCACTGCGCAGGCAGGACCCGCTGCTCGACACGGTCTTCCTCTCCTGGCTGCGCTACGGGCACGGGAAGATCGTCGCCGGTGCGCTCGTCTACATCGGTCTCGTGCTCATGTTCTATTCCTGGGTGCGGATCGGCCGGGCGGTGCGAGCCGGCGGATTCACCCCGGCGCAGCTCGGCGGCCTCGCGGTGGCGTGGGCCGTGCCGATGCTGTTCTCCGTGCCGCTTTTCAGTCGCGACGCGTACTCGTACCTGGCGCAGGGGGCTTTGCTCCGGGACGGCTTCGACCCGTACGACGTGGGCCCTGCGGTCAATCCCGGGCCGCTGCTGGACAACGTCAGCACGGTGTGGACGACGACCACCGCGCCGTACGGGCCCGCGTTCATCCTGATCGCCCGCGGCGTCACCATGATCACCGGCGACAACGTGGTCACCGGGACCATGGCGCTGCGCCTGGTGATGCTGCCCGGCCTTGCGCTGCTGCTGTGGGCGATACCGCGGATGGCGCGCAACCTGGGCGGGTCGCCCGCCATAGCCATGTGGGTGGCCGTCCTGAACCCCTTGGTGCTCGTGCACCTCATCGGCGGGGTGCACAACGAGCTGCTGATGGTCGCGCTGCTCACCGCCGGCATCGTCGCGGTGCTCGAACGCAAGCACCTGCTGGGCATCGCGGTGATCTCCCTCGCCGTCACGGTGAAGGCCACCGCCGGCGCCGCACTGCCGTTCATGGTGTGGATCTGGATGCGACACCGGCGCGAGGACCGCGAGCGCGACGCCGAGCAGCCGCGGTGGTTCCCCGAGTTCCTGCGCACCGCCGTCCCGTCGGTACTGGTGTTCGCCGCCGTGTTCGCGGCGGCCACACTCGCCGCGGGCATCGGGGTGGGCTGGATGACGGCGCTGTCCGGCGCGAACAAGATCATCAACTGGCTTTCCCTGCCGACCGCGAGCGCGCAGCTGTACACCGTCGCCACGTCCTGGTTCACGGGCGTCGGGCTCGCCCCGGTACTGGAGATCGCGCGGCTGATCGGCGAAGCGGCGCTGGTGGTGATCGTCGTGCTGGTCGTCGCCCGCTTCCGCAACTCCGTCCATGAGGCCATGCACGGCGTCCTGTACTCGATGATCGCCGTGGTCGTGCTCTCCCCGGCCACGCTGCCCTGGTACTACACCTGGCCGCTCGCGGTGGCCTCCGGCCTCGTCGTCTCCGGGCGGGCGATGTCGATGGTGGCCGCGTTCAGCGTGTTCACCATGCTGATCTTCCGGCCCGACGGCTCCATCGGGATGTACCAGTGGTACCACGTGCTCCTGGCCGCCGGCTGCGCCGCAGTGGCCGCGATCGCGCTGCACCGCGAGGATCCGCTCCGGCTGCGCGGGTTCCT
This window contains:
- the crtI gene encoding phytoene desaturase family protein; its protein translation is MRTVVGPSTRIVVVGAGLSGLCAALHLLGAGRQVTVLERDAAPGGRMGVLDGPGYRADSGATVLTMPELIDDALAAVGMTRADASPPLRLTRLTPAYRARFTDGTVFDVHSDPEAMTEEVARVFGAAEAEGYLRLRAWLERMFTAEFDRFLDSSFDSPLDLVGSPGALADLARVTALGGFGRLGPRVARHIRDPRLRRVFTFQSLYAGLAPRQALAVYGAIPHMDTSLGVYFPQGGMHAVSRTLADAVIRAGGAIEYCAQARSVDIADGRAHAVLTSDGRIHDCDALVMTPDLPVTDALLASAGAPRHHALAGGRFRRTRWSPSAVVLHGTIPRGTAGPVADAWDRPHHHTIDFGGAWEETFAQICARPGRGSLMADPSFLLTRPGLTDPGLDAETAAGPRELMSVLAPCPNLHSAPLPWDELGPSYAGDILAVLERRGYTGISDPARGLRVDHVFTPATWAAQGMGAGSPFSAAHTFRQTGPFRRPNLVRGLENTVLAGCGTNPGVGVPTALISGRLAAERIIGGSSRRRMHPEGAEDRSGNVSRSRPSAPDPAPGGTQGADQR
- a CDS encoding polyprenyl synthetase family protein is translated as MRDAVDAALRDFFASRRPVVAGVGAEFAEAAELLEEFVLRGGKRMRPLFAWTGWLCAGGDATGDRADAMLRACSALELVQACALIHDDFIDSSDTRRGHPTVHVDVARRHRAVGWTGDSDHFGAGVAVLLGDLALAWADDMLRESGLPSDAHARISPMWSAMRTEVLGGQLLDVITESRGDESFDAAMRVNRFKTAAYTVERPLQLGASAADADAEMLDVFGGLGIDLGIAFQLRDDLLGVFGDPAVTGKPSGDDLREGKRTVLLALALAEADSADPDSAALLRSSIGTDLTHAQVAGLREMISGLGAVDEVERMIAELTDRAHAALDGSGATGDGALLLRSMITAAAHRRL
- a CDS encoding alpha-(1->6)-mannopyranosyltransferase A; the encoded protein is MNPRPLTSHPSARAPETAAPGQAPAAGAAPTVAERVRQAAAFVVHGPGRMAWPGFLGVVLMVFGGFGSGALRRQDPLLDTVFLSWLRYGHGKIVAGALVYIGLVLMFYSWVRIGRAVRAGGFTPAQLGGLAVAWAVPMLFSVPLFSRDAYSYLAQGALLRDGFDPYDVGPAVNPGPLLDNVSTVWTTTTAPYGPAFILIARGVTMITGDNVVTGTMALRLVMLPGLALLLWAIPRMARNLGGSPAIAMWVAVLNPLVLVHLIGGVHNELLMVALLTAGIVAVLERKHLLGIAVISLAVTVKATAGAALPFMVWIWMRHRREDRERDAEQPRWFPEFLRTAVPSVLVFAAVFAAATLAAGIGVGWMTALSGANKIINWLSLPTASAQLYTVATSWFTGVGLAPVLEIARLIGEAALVVIVVLVVARFRNSVHEAMHGVLYSMIAVVVLSPATLPWYYTWPLAVASGLVVSGRAMSMVAAFSVFTMLIFRPDGSIGMYQWYHVLLAAGCAAVAAIALHREDPLRLRGFLRGQGGAPVAGVARGGDG